In Aspergillus fumigatus Af293 chromosome 6, whole genome shotgun sequence, the genomic window tactccgtaccgatGTCGTAATTGAGGCGATGAGTCAGTAATACCAAGAGCAGTGACAGCAAACAGCGACAGATCCGCTCTCGGAGATCATTATTGATCTCCGGCGGGGCCTGAGAACCTTCTGAGTCAACCCCGCCAACATTTAGCTAAATttgtttcttcattttctcgGCCCAAAACTATCTCATATCTGCTTCAATTGATCTAAAGGTCGAGGTTTGTACTGTCAAATATGCCTTCCAGACAAGAGGTCGCCTACTTTGGAGCTGGCCCTGCTCCCCTGCCCACCTCGGTCGTCGAGGCGGGCGCAAAGGCCTTCGTCAACTACAATGACTGCGGTCTCGGACTCGGCGAAATTTCGCATCGCTCTCCTACCGCAAACAAGATCCTGGAAGATACCAAGGCGAGCCTGACAACGCTCCTCGATATTCCCGATGACTACGAGATCCTGTTCATGCAGGGAGGTGGAAGTGGACAGTTCACCTCAGTCGTACAGAACCTTGTTGGAGTCTGGGTAGAACGCAGACGACAGAAAGCAGAGGCCGAGATTTCGGCTACCGAAAATAAGGATGAACTGGTCTTTGAGAGATTACAGAAGGAGGTACAGGAGGAATTGAAGCTGGATTACATCGTCACGGGTTCATGGTCGTTGAAGGCAGCACAGGAGGCTACCCGTCTGGTGGGTGCCAAACATGTGAACATTGCGCTGGATGCCAGAACCGCGAGCAACGGGAAGTTTGGCAAGATCCCTGCAGAGGATACCTGGACTCTCTCGCCCAGTAAGAACTCGGCGTTTGTTTACTTCTGTGACAATGAGACGGTGGACGGTGTAGAATTCCCCAACTTCCCCAAGATCCTGGAGTCGGACGACCGAATCGTCGTCGCAGACATGAGCTCCAACTTCCTCAGCCGAAATGTTGATGTTAAAAAGTATTCTGTGATCTTCGTACGTATTCTTCCCTGTGACGAAGTTTGGTTTTCAAGTCTCCGAGCTAATGGACAGCAGGGTGGTGCCCAAAAGAACATTGGTATCGCTGGTAtttccatcgtcatcatcagaaAATCGCTCTTGCCTCCCCAGACCCCTACACCGGCACCGGCTCTTCTACATCGGTTGAACATTGGCGGATTACCGGGGAGCGTCGTACTCGACTACGCGACCATCGCGAAGAATAACTCCCTGTACAACACACTCCCCATCTTCAACCTGTGGATTGCCGGCCAGGTCATGGCCGAACTCGTCCAGACTTATGGTGTGCAGAAGATCAGCGGTCAGGAACAGATCTCCAACCGCAAGGCCGAGATCCTCTACAGTGTTTTGGACAAGTATCCCCAGGTCTACCACGTCGTCCCGGACAAGAGTGTCCGGAGCCGTATGAACCTTTGTTTCCGCGTCCACGGCGGTGAtgctgagaaggagaaggagttccTGGCGGGAGCCGAGAAGCGGCTGCTCCAGGGGTTGAAGGGACACCGCAGTGTTGGCGGTATCCGGGCCAGCAATTACAATGCAGTTCCCTTGGAGAatgttgagaagctggcgaaGTACCTCGAAGATTACGCTACTGGCAATGTTTAAAGGGTCTCAATATCCGAGGACTATGATCTCATTTCCTAGCCTGTAAAATGTCTTTTCTTGTCTGCACGGAGTTAACCTCGACTACCCAGCTTTATTCAACATAGTGCCaaatttatatatataattatctACACAAGAAGGTCTAGAGGTTTATATATTGTAAATGTACATAGACGGGATGGTGGACTCAAAGCTTCCAAACAGCCCAATCTTTCAGGTCGAGTTCCTTGATAACTCCGTTGAGAGGACCTTGGAGTTCCATCCCCTGCGCCCACAGCTTTGGTCCTGCCATATAGCTGATGAAGCCTTCCGGTCCTGACACGATAATCATTTTACCACCAGGCGGCCcattggaggaggcggtATCGGTGAATCTCGTGATGGATTTCTTCTCAATGAACGAACTCTCTTCGTCCACAAAATAGTCAACCGTGACTTGGCCCGGATAACGAGCTTTGAGAGCCTCAAGTTCGCGGACCATGAGCGAAGTGGCCGCCGGATCCTGTGTCGGACCTGCGGGCGGAGGACTGCTGGGTCTTGACCTGAAGAGACCAGTAAACCAGGATCTTTGCTGTACTTCGTCTATTGCCGAACTATCGTTGCAACCCCCCAGGCAGTCATCCCGTCTTCGATTTGCCCAGAGAATGTGAAGCCTCGGCTTGTGGTCGGCGTCTGTCCGGCGTAGGAGCGTATGTCCAGCCTGCAAAGCCGGAGCAATTCCAGTACCGCCCGCAATAAAGAGAATCTGCCGAGTATCCGAAGGGATTTCGCATTCGATTCGAGGTCCGCGCACTTCAATAGCTGATCCCACATCTAGAGAATGCAGATACCGCGATACCTCCCCGAACGGGTCTTTCCGAATGAAGAACCGGAGGCACCCTTCCTGCTCATCTTGGTCGTTTAGCGATATCGGCGGTAGGGGTGTATAGTCTCTTCCAATTTGCAATTGCGGTTGCTTGAACATGACACTCCATACGCCGGTCTTCCATGCGTCTTCGTAGACTTCGCGATTGTCGTCGGGCTTGGGTGGTTTCAGAGTGAAGATGCTGCCGTTCGACGATACCGGCTCCCTTGCGACAAGCCGGTATTTGGTAAATGTGACGGGATTCAGAGTTGTCGACTCTGAGCCTTGTTGCGATCTAACATAGGCTCCGATTCCTGCCGCAGTTGCAGTGACAATCGTCAGTCGAAGCCATAGTCGCCTTtttggcggagaaggtgCGGAGGTTGTAGGTGATGAAGACGCAGTATAACGACGAGAAGCTGCTCTCTTGCTGAGGGTAGAAGGCGGGTTGAACAAAAGTCCCCCTGATCTTGGTAGTCGGGATTTCATGAGGTTGACTCTCAACGAAAGAGCACGTACGATAAATGAGTATCGTCGAGTCTCGTGGTGGTGGTCTTACATCTTAACAATCCCAATCTGGGGACCCTTATTGGCCTTGCGCTAAACTCAATCGGGTATCAATGAAGAACCCCTTGTCGATGATCGTCTTCGTTTTTCCTCATCTACCACTCTCAGCACTAGAGCAACTCCGAAtctcttgctgctggtgtaTTAACATATGATATCGTCGTGGGTTGGATAGACCCCGCCATTGTCGTCTCTGCACCAGCCCTCCGCTTTCTGCTGGGATGGAGAGAGATTCCTGTCCACTTTTGTTGACGACCCGATTGAATAACCACAATTGATACATGAATGCCTTTACAACTACTGGCTCCGAGAAATGTCCCATATCACCTTTTCGCAAACGGACACCAGATCAAACAATCTCCATGCCCCTCGTGATTCTCTAGAACTTGCATCActcgcttcttcctccccaGAATCTGTGGGCAGG contains:
- a CDS encoding cytochrome b5 reductase family protein, translated to MKSRLPRSGGLLFNPPSTLSKRAASRRYTASSSPTTSAPSPPKRRLWLRLTIVTATAAGIGAYVRSQQGSESTTLNPVTFTKYRLVAREPVSSNGSIFTLKPPKPDDNREVYEDAWKTGVWSVMFKQPQLQIGRDYTPLPPISLNDQDEQEGCLRFFIRKDPFGEVSRYLHSLDVGSAIEVRGPRIECEIPSDTRQILFIAGGTGIAPALQAGHTLLRRTDADHKPRLHILWANRRRDDCLGGCNDSSAIDEVQQRSWFTGLFRSRPSSPPPAGPTQDPAATSLMVRELEALKARYPGQVTVDYFVDEESSFIEKKSITRFTDTASSNGPPGGKMIIVSGPEGFISYMAGPKLWAQGMELQGPLNGVIKELDLKDWAVWKL
- a CDS encoding O-phospho-L-serine:2-oxoglutarate transaminase; this encodes MPSRQEVAYFGAGPAPLPTSVVEAGAKAFVNYNDCGLGLGEISHRSPTANKILEDTKASLTTLLDIPDDYEILFMQGGGSGQFTSVVQNLVGVWVERRRQKAEAEISATENKDELVFERLQKEVQEELKLDYIVTGSWSLKAAQEATRLVGAKHVNIALDARTASNGKFGKIPAEDTWTLSPSKNSAFVYFCDNETVDGVEFPNFPKILESDDRIVVADMSSNFLSRNVDVKKYSVIFGGAQKNIGIAGISIVIIRKSLLPPQTPTPAPALLHRLNIGGLPGSVVLDYATIAKNNSLYNTLPIFNLWIAGQVMAELVQTYGVQKISGQEQISNRKAEILYSVLDKYPQVYHVVPDKSVRSRMNLCFRVHGGDAEKEKEFLAGAEKRLLQGLKGHRSVGGIRASNYNAVPLENVEKLAKYLEDYATGNV